One stretch of Streptomyces sp. R21 DNA includes these proteins:
- a CDS encoding amino acid permease → MSERISAPRTRERAGEDPAALDDDATLHAMGYPRKLTRRFQAFDNFAISFTIINIVSGIFSSFGFGMNAGGPRILVFGWIGVSVMVLFIGAAMAEVASAYPTSGALYFSAGKLAKRHKGAWSWYTGWLNFVGQVGGTAATGYAAATFIQAFIALQWSSYRPTAEQTVLITALIIVLQGLANTYTVQLVALLNRISVWWLLIGLVVIVSTLIVMPDDHQSASFVTHFANNTGFTNGLYGGMLGLLVTSWTFTGFDGSFHMSEETVQATVNAPKGITRAIGYSAITGLILMLALVYSIHDYDQVAGSSAPPVQILIDGLGMGMAKVILLIVIGAMLFCGLANLTSNTRQIFAFSRDGAMPGSHWWHSVSPRTRTPVKAVWLAVGCSLALVVPGWWSHTAFTAIVSVNVVGLFLAYAVPIFLRLRLGDEFQPGPWNLGRWSKPVGWVAVLWILASSVLFMLPSVSPITADTFNYAPIALAAVLIIATVWWFATARRRFQGPVSYGRPDEVAAMDLI, encoded by the coding sequence GTGTCAGAACGGATATCGGCCCCACGTACGAGAGAGCGGGCGGGCGAGGATCCCGCCGCGCTCGACGACGACGCGACACTGCATGCGATGGGATATCCGCGAAAGCTCACCCGCCGATTCCAGGCGTTCGACAATTTCGCGATCTCGTTCACCATCATCAATATTGTTTCGGGAATTTTCTCGTCCTTCGGATTCGGAATGAACGCGGGTGGCCCGCGCATTCTCGTGTTCGGCTGGATCGGCGTCTCCGTCATGGTGCTGTTCATCGGTGCCGCCATGGCCGAGGTGGCTTCCGCTTATCCGACCAGTGGCGCGCTCTATTTCTCCGCGGGAAAGCTCGCCAAACGGCACAAGGGCGCGTGGTCCTGGTACACGGGCTGGCTGAATTTCGTCGGGCAGGTGGGCGGTACGGCCGCCACGGGCTACGCCGCCGCCACCTTCATCCAGGCCTTCATCGCCCTGCAGTGGTCCTCGTACCGGCCGACCGCTGAACAGACGGTCCTGATCACGGCGCTGATCATCGTGCTGCAGGGTCTGGCCAATACCTACACCGTGCAGCTGGTCGCGCTTCTCAACCGGATCTCGGTGTGGTGGCTGCTGATCGGGCTCGTAGTGATCGTGAGCACACTGATTGTGATGCCCGACGATCACCAGTCGGCCTCGTTCGTCACGCATTTCGCGAACAACACCGGTTTCACGAACGGACTTTACGGAGGGATGCTCGGTCTGCTCGTCACCAGCTGGACCTTCACGGGCTTCGACGGCAGCTTCCACATGTCCGAGGAAACGGTGCAGGCCACGGTTAACGCGCCGAAGGGGATCACGCGGGCGATCGGCTATTCGGCGATCACCGGACTGATCCTCATGCTCGCCCTTGTGTACAGCATTCATGATTATGACCAGGTGGCCGGTTCCTCGGCGCCGCCCGTGCAGATTCTCATCGACGGCCTTGGCATGGGCATGGCTAAAGTGATCCTTTTGATCGTGATCGGGGCCATGCTCTTCTGCGGTCTGGCCAACCTGACGAGCAACACCCGGCAGATCTTCGCCTTCTCGCGCGACGGCGCCATGCCGGGCTCGCACTGGTGGCACTCGGTCTCGCCGCGCACCCGCACCCCCGTCAAGGCCGTCTGGCTGGCCGTCGGCTGCTCGCTGGCCCTGGTGGTGCCCGGCTGGTGGTCGCACACCGCCTTCACCGCCATCGTCAGCGTCAACGTCGTCGGCCTCTTCCTCGCCTACGCCGTGCCGATCTTCCTGCGGCTGCGGCTCGGCGACGAGTTCCAGCCCGGCCCCTGGAACCTGGGCCGCTGGAGCAAGCCCGTCGGCTGGGTGGCCGTGCTCTGGATCCTCGCCAGCAGCGTGCTGTTCATGCTGCCCTCGGTCTCGCCGATCACCGCCGACACGTTCAACTACGCGCCGATCGCCCTCGCCGCGGTGCTGATCATCGCGACGGTCTGGTGGTTCGCCACGGCACGCCGCCGCTTCCAGGGGCCCGTCAGCTACGGCCGCCCCGACGAGGTCGCCGCGATGGACCTCATCTGA
- a CDS encoding peptidase C39 family protein gives MTRAAEPSRRTILAAAVAAAATGAAGPASAATGTRSTQGPSSLVDNRAWTSYTDWCSGTAQGTRAVAGARPGLVIAAPAGTADYTDPHTQKTATWEYATWTSPLHRLSVPSTEVIASWNAKTPAGTWLQVELTGTYSDGTDTPWYVMGRWAAGDQDIKRTSVDGQTDKKSTVWTDTFSIDDAASGLRLAAYRLRLTLYRTPGTKGTPTVWRLGAMGSDIPDRFTVPASTPGLARELAVPRYSQEIHAGQYPEYDNGGEAWCSPTSSQMIIEYWGRKPTAEQLAWVDPQFADPQVCQAARFTYDYQYGGCGNWPFNAAYAATYKDLQGVVTRLGSLTDLETLIAAGIPAITSQSFLKSELTGAGYGTSGHLMTVIGFTADGDVIANDPFSVDDGAVRRVYKRSEWETIWLRTKRYNASGKVVSGTGGVCYLYFPARPTPAQRRALAAVGVR, from the coding sequence ATGACCAGAGCCGCAGAGCCGTCCCGCAGAACCATCCTGGCCGCGGCCGTCGCCGCGGCGGCGACCGGAGCCGCGGGCCCCGCGTCCGCGGCCACCGGGACCCGTTCGACGCAAGGGCCCTCATCTCTCGTGGACAACCGGGCCTGGACCTCGTACACCGACTGGTGCAGCGGCACCGCACAGGGCACCCGGGCCGTCGCGGGCGCCCGCCCCGGCCTGGTGATCGCCGCCCCGGCCGGCACCGCCGACTACACCGACCCGCACACGCAGAAGACCGCCACCTGGGAGTACGCGACCTGGACTTCCCCCCTCCACCGGCTCTCCGTGCCGTCCACCGAGGTCATCGCCTCCTGGAACGCGAAGACCCCGGCGGGCACCTGGCTCCAGGTCGAGCTGACGGGCACGTACTCCGACGGCACCGACACACCCTGGTACGTGATGGGCCGCTGGGCCGCCGGTGACCAGGACATCAAGCGGACCTCGGTGGACGGCCAGACGGACAAGAAGAGCACCGTCTGGACGGACACCTTCTCCATCGACGACGCGGCATCGGGCCTGCGCCTGGCCGCGTACCGGCTGCGGCTGACGCTGTACCGCACCCCGGGCACCAAGGGGACACCCACCGTCTGGCGGCTCGGCGCGATGGGATCCGACATCCCGGACCGCTTCACCGTCCCCGCCTCCACCCCCGGGCTCGCCCGGGAGCTGGCGGTCCCGCGGTACTCGCAGGAGATCCACGCCGGCCAGTACCCGGAGTACGACAACGGCGGCGAGGCCTGGTGCAGCCCCACCTCATCGCAGATGATCATCGAGTACTGGGGACGGAAGCCCACGGCGGAGCAACTGGCCTGGGTCGACCCGCAGTTCGCCGACCCGCAGGTGTGCCAGGCGGCCCGGTTCACCTATGACTACCAGTACGGCGGCTGCGGCAACTGGCCGTTCAACGCCGCCTACGCGGCGACGTACAAGGACCTCCAGGGCGTGGTCACCCGGCTCGGCTCGCTCACCGATCTGGAGACGCTGATCGCCGCCGGAATCCCGGCCATAACGTCCCAGTCGTTCCTCAAGTCCGAGCTGACCGGGGCGGGTTACGGCACGTCCGGTCATCTGATGACGGTGATCGGCTTCACCGCGGACGGCGACGTGATCGCCAATGACCCGTTCTCGGTCGACGACGGCGCGGTCCGCCGTGTCTACAAGCGGTCCGAGTGGGAGACCATCTGGCTGCGCACGAAGCGGTACAACGCCTCGGGGAAGGTCGTCTCCGGCACCGGCGGCGTCTGCTACCTGTACTTCCCGGCGCGTCCGACGCCGGCGCAGCGGCGCGCGCTCGCCGCGGTCGGAGTGCGCTGA
- a CDS encoding M1 family metallopeptidase: MSTFRTPHRRARLALAAAITVAAAFTGPVSQAATSSAAAPSPGAAGLGDPIFPLDGNGGYKVARYTLDFDWQAPKTPFEASATIKATATQALSRFNLDFAGNTLHTVTVNGQKATAERDGDELVVTPKAPLASGKSFTVKVTYTADPTQIRHRDDAIEDYGWIPTPDGTVLYPQPNGAKMIFPADDHPSQRAPITFHITTPAGLKAVANGKLTDRTEQADGRVKWTYDSEQPVAAQLAQLAIGKFTFVDSTGPHGLPIRDVVPDDLVAPTEQYRKLTADHIAWLEERLGPYPFNRYGLLVGDTDLGVALETNTISLIPKADLLGDQVSAERNLVHELTHQWLGDSVGIKTWSDLWLSEGHARFYERLYSEAHGGVNFEGTMKTAYASHDQWRHDYGAPAEPTEPNLFKRMRYDGSTLVLYALREKVGQETFGKIERAWFAKYQGKTASTQDYIDLASKVSGEDLEGFLHPWLYGSKTPPMPNHPDWVVNPVQS; this comes from the coding sequence ATGAGCACGTTCCGGACGCCTCACCGCAGAGCCCGCCTCGCACTCGCGGCGGCCATCACCGTTGCGGCAGCCTTCACGGGTCCGGTCTCGCAAGCCGCTACTTCGTCCGCCGCCGCCCCTTCCCCCGGCGCGGCGGGCCTCGGCGATCCGATCTTCCCGCTCGACGGCAACGGCGGCTACAAGGTGGCCCGCTACACCCTCGATTTCGACTGGCAGGCGCCGAAGACCCCGTTCGAGGCGTCCGCGACGATCAAGGCGACCGCCACCCAGGCCTTGTCCCGCTTCAACCTCGACTTCGCCGGCAACACCCTGCACACGGTCACCGTGAACGGACAGAAAGCCACCGCCGAACGCGACGGCGACGAGCTCGTCGTGACGCCGAAGGCGCCCCTCGCCAGCGGAAAGTCCTTCACGGTCAAGGTCACCTACACCGCCGATCCGACCCAGATACGCCACCGCGACGACGCGATCGAGGACTACGGCTGGATTCCCACGCCCGACGGCACGGTGCTGTACCCGCAGCCCAACGGCGCCAAGATGATCTTCCCGGCCGACGACCACCCCAGCCAGCGGGCGCCGATCACCTTCCACATCACCACCCCGGCCGGGCTGAAGGCGGTCGCCAACGGCAAGCTGACCGACCGCACCGAGCAGGCCGACGGGCGCGTGAAGTGGACGTACGACTCGGAGCAGCCGGTGGCGGCCCAGCTCGCGCAGCTGGCGATCGGCAAGTTCACCTTCGTGGACAGCACGGGCCCGCACGGGCTGCCGATCCGCGATGTGGTCCCGGACGACCTGGTGGCGCCGACGGAGCAGTACCGCAAGCTCACCGCCGACCACATCGCCTGGCTGGAGGAGCGGCTCGGCCCCTACCCCTTCAACCGCTACGGCCTTCTCGTCGGCGACACCGACCTGGGCGTGGCCCTGGAGACGAACACGATCTCGCTGATCCCGAAGGCCGACCTGCTCGGCGACCAGGTCAGCGCCGAACGGAACCTGGTGCACGAGCTCACCCACCAGTGGCTCGGCGACAGCGTCGGGATCAAGACCTGGTCGGACCTCTGGCTGAGCGAGGGCCACGCGCGCTTCTACGAGCGGCTGTACTCGGAGGCACACGGCGGCGTGAACTTCGAGGGCACGATGAAGACGGCGTACGCCAGCCACGACCAGTGGCGCCACGACTACGGCGCCCCGGCCGAGCCGACCGAGCCGAACCTCTTCAAGCGGATGCGGTACGACGGCTCGACGCTGGTCCTGTACGCGCTGCGCGAGAAGGTCGGACAGGAGACGTTCGGGAAGATCGAGCGCGCCTGGTTCGCCAAGTACCAGGGGAAGACGGCCAGTACGCAGGACTACATCGACCTGGCGTCGAAGGTCTCCGGTGAGGACCTGGAGGGCTTCCTGCACCCGTGGCTGTACGGGTCGAAGACCCCGCCGATGCCGAACCACCCGGACTGGGTCGTCAACCCGGTCCAGAGCTGA
- a CDS encoding SCO1431 family membrane protein, protein MTATSATATRLRARTGGPKADGPKILEHVLGWTFVVVLAMLVTQLGLL, encoded by the coding sequence ATGACCGCGACCTCCGCCACCGCCACTCGTCTCCGGGCCCGCACCGGCGGCCCCAAGGCCGACGGGCCGAAGATCCTTGAGCATGTCCTCGGCTGGACCTTCGTCGTGGTCCTCGCGATGCTCGTCACCCAGCTGGGCCTGCTGTGA
- a CDS encoding TetR/AcrR family transcriptional regulator, which translates to MNQSQQRGVDRPRARGTDRSLARRAELIAIGRKLFADTSYDALSMDDIAKQAHVAKGLIYYYFQSKRGYYLAIVEDSVADLVSRAASGLELPPEERVHRTIDGYLRYAEFNQAAYRTIISGGVGFDAEVHAIRDAVRAAIVETIAEGAYGRRKIAPLPRMALLGWLCSVEGATLEWIGQPTLPRATMRDLLVKMLGGALRAVEEIDPGYPAPPAARRDA; encoded by the coding sequence TTGAATCAAAGTCAACAGCGCGGCGTCGACCGCCCCCGGGCGCGCGGCACCGATCGTTCACTGGCGCGCCGCGCCGAACTCATCGCCATCGGACGGAAGTTGTTCGCCGACACGTCCTACGACGCGCTGTCGATGGACGACATCGCCAAGCAGGCGCATGTCGCCAAGGGGCTGATCTACTACTACTTCCAGTCCAAGCGCGGCTACTACCTGGCCATCGTCGAGGACTCGGTGGCCGACCTGGTCTCCCGCGCGGCGAGCGGCCTCGAACTGCCTCCCGAGGAGCGGGTGCACCGCACCATCGACGGCTACCTCCGCTACGCCGAGTTCAACCAGGCCGCGTACCGCACGATCATCAGCGGCGGCGTCGGCTTCGACGCCGAGGTGCACGCCATACGCGACGCGGTGCGCGCGGCCATCGTGGAGACCATCGCCGAAGGGGCGTACGGCAGGCGCAAGATCGCTCCGCTGCCGCGCATGGCACTGCTCGGCTGGCTGTGCAGCGTCGAGGGGGCCACCCTGGAGTGGATCGGCCAGCCGACGCTGCCCCGCGCCACCATGCGCGACCTGCTGGTGAAGATGCTGGGCGGCGCGCTGCGAGCCGTCGAGGAGATCGACCCCGGCTACCCGGCTCCGCCGGCGGCCCGCCGGGACGCATGA
- a CDS encoding glycoside hydrolase family 18 protein, whose product MVRPHRSRFRTLLATACCAALGAGLLAGAGATTATAQPSHATTATSTTATTTAAAGSKVVGYFTEWGVYDRNYHVKNIETSGSAAKLTHINYAFGNVTGGKCAMGDAYAATDKAYTAAQSVDGVADTWDQPLRGNFNQLRKLKKLHPNLKVLWSFGGWTWSSGFGEAARNPAAFAQSCYDLVENSKWADVFDGIDIDWEYPNACGLSCDTSGKAAYKNLMAALRAKFGSGNLVTSAITADATSGGKIDAADYAGAAQYVNWYNPMTYDYFGAWDATGPTAPHSPLNSYSGIPKANFYTSATIAKLKGLGIPASKLLLGIGFYGRGWTGVTQAAPGGTATGPAAGTYEQGIDDYKVLKTKCPATGTVGGTAYAKCGSNWWSYDTPSTIAGKMTYKNAQGLGGTFFWELSGDTSGGELIKAIN is encoded by the coding sequence ATGGTCAGACCGCACCGCTCCCGCTTCCGGACGCTCCTCGCCACCGCGTGCTGCGCCGCCCTCGGCGCGGGACTGCTCGCCGGCGCAGGCGCCACCACCGCGACCGCCCAGCCGTCCCACGCCACCACGGCCACCTCCACCACGGCCACCACCACCGCCGCGGCCGGTTCCAAGGTCGTCGGCTACTTCACCGAATGGGGCGTCTACGACCGGAACTACCACGTCAAGAACATCGAGACGTCCGGCTCGGCCGCCAAACTGACCCACATCAACTACGCCTTCGGCAACGTCACCGGCGGCAAGTGCGCCATGGGCGACGCCTACGCGGCGACCGACAAGGCCTACACCGCGGCCCAGTCCGTCGACGGCGTCGCCGACACCTGGGACCAGCCCCTGCGCGGCAACTTCAACCAGCTGCGCAAGCTGAAGAAGCTCCACCCGAATCTCAAGGTCCTCTGGTCCTTCGGCGGTTGGACCTGGTCGAGCGGCTTCGGTGAGGCGGCGAGGAATCCGGCGGCCTTCGCGCAGTCCTGCTACGACCTGGTGGAGAACTCCAAGTGGGCGGACGTCTTCGACGGCATCGACATCGACTGGGAGTACCCCAACGCGTGCGGGCTGAGCTGTGACACCAGCGGGAAGGCGGCGTACAAGAACCTGATGGCGGCGCTGCGCGCGAAGTTCGGCAGCGGCAACCTCGTCACTTCGGCGATCACGGCCGACGCCACCAGCGGCGGCAAGATCGACGCGGCCGACTACGCGGGCGCGGCGCAGTACGTCAACTGGTACAACCCGATGACGTACGACTACTTCGGCGCCTGGGACGCGACGGGTCCGACCGCTCCGCACTCCCCGCTGAACTCGTACTCGGGCATCCCGAAGGCCAACTTCTACACCTCCGCGACCATCGCGAAGCTCAAGGGCCTCGGCATCCCCGCCTCGAAGCTGCTGCTCGGCATCGGCTTCTACGGACGCGGCTGGACGGGCGTCACACAGGCGGCACCCGGCGGCACGGCCACCGGTCCGGCCGCGGGGACGTACGAGCAGGGCATCGACGACTACAAGGTGCTCAAGACCAAGTGCCCGGCGACGGGAACGGTCGGCGGCACGGCGTACGCCAAGTGCGGCAGCAACTGGTGGAGTTACGACACCCCGTCGACCATCGCGGGCAAGATGACCTACAAGAACGCACAGGGCCTGGGCGGCACCTTCTTCTGGGAGCTGAGCGGCGACACCTCGGGCGGCGAGCTGATCAAGGCGATCAACTAG
- a CDS encoding acyl-CoA dehydrogenase family protein — protein MPDRAPQPVDRQLPTDEARDLISLVRDIAQREIAPKAAEEEDAGHFPREVFGLLSESGLLGLPYDSEYGGGDQPYEVYLQVLEELAAARLTVGLGVSVHTLACHALANYGTKEQQVEHLPAMLGGGLLGAYCLSEPSSGSDAASLRTKAVREDEDWAITGTKAWITHGGIADFYTVMARTGGEGARGITAFLVPGDAEGLHAALPEKKMGMKGSPTAQVHFDGVRVGDDRRLGEEGQGFAIALSALDSGRLGIAACAIGVAQAALDEAVAYATGRQQFGRPISDFQGLRFMLADMATQIEAGRALYLAAARLRDAGRPFSKQAAMAKLLCTDTAMKVTTDAVQVLGGYGYTADFPAERYMREAKVLQIVEGTNQIQRMVIARHLAGPDSR, from the coding sequence ATGCCCGACCGCGCCCCGCAGCCGGTGGACCGTCAACTGCCCACGGACGAGGCCCGGGATCTGATCTCGCTCGTGCGTGACATCGCGCAGCGTGAGATCGCCCCGAAGGCGGCCGAGGAGGAGGACGCCGGGCACTTCCCGCGCGAGGTCTTCGGACTGCTGTCGGAATCCGGACTGCTCGGACTTCCCTACGACTCCGAGTACGGCGGCGGTGACCAGCCCTACGAGGTCTACCTCCAGGTCCTGGAGGAGCTCGCCGCGGCCCGCCTCACGGTCGGCCTCGGCGTCAGCGTGCACACCCTCGCCTGCCACGCGCTCGCGAACTACGGCACCAAGGAGCAGCAGGTCGAGCACCTGCCCGCGATGCTCGGCGGCGGCCTTCTCGGCGCGTACTGCCTCTCCGAGCCCTCGTCCGGATCGGACGCCGCGTCCCTGCGCACGAAGGCCGTCCGGGAGGACGAGGACTGGGCGATCACCGGCACCAAGGCCTGGATCACGCACGGAGGCATCGCCGACTTCTACACGGTCATGGCGCGCACCGGAGGCGAGGGTGCCCGCGGCATCACGGCCTTCCTGGTGCCCGGCGACGCCGAAGGGCTGCATGCCGCGCTGCCCGAGAAGAAGATGGGCATGAAGGGCTCGCCGACCGCACAGGTCCACTTCGACGGGGTCCGGGTCGGCGACGACCGCCGTCTCGGCGAGGAGGGCCAGGGCTTCGCGATCGCTCTGTCCGCGCTCGACTCCGGACGCCTCGGCATCGCGGCCTGCGCCATCGGTGTCGCCCAGGCGGCCCTGGACGAAGCGGTCGCATACGCCACGGGGCGCCAGCAGTTCGGGCGGCCGATCTCGGACTTCCAGGGGCTGCGCTTCATGCTCGCCGACATGGCGACGCAGATCGAGGCGGGCCGGGCGCTCTACCTGGCCGCGGCCCGGCTGCGCGACGCGGGCCGGCCGTTCTCCAAGCAGGCGGCCATGGCCAAGCTGCTGTGCACCGACACCGCGATGAAGGTCACCACGGACGCCGTCCAGGTGCTCGGCGGGTACGGCTACACCGCGGACTTCCCGGCCGAGCGGTACATGCGCGAGGCCAAGGTCCTGCAGATCGTCGAGGGCACCAACCAGATTCAGCGCATGGTCATCGCCCGTCACCTCGCGGGTCCCGACTCGCGCTGA
- a CDS encoding phosphotransferase family protein encodes MSTAPRPRTSTRDPEELARRLTVWLDTRLPGAKAVGVGVPESNGMSSETLLFDIEHPEPPLRACALRLAADPAAYTVFPVYDMRAQYRTMRLVAEHTDVPVPRVLWLEEDPGPLGAPFFVMERVEGRVPPDVMPYTYEGNWLHAASDDERAHLEAASVGLLARLHDQAPVKEAEFLAAPGNGSPLRRHVDSQRAYYAWVTDGLSRSPLIESAFDRLDDLWPHDEGAPVLNWGDARIGNVVYEGFEPAAVLDWEMASLAPREVDLGWTVYLHRFFQDLTMSFGQPGLPDFLRRDSVERRYAELTGHTPRDMDFHTLYAALRHAIVMLRVAYRQAHFGEVSVPADPDTLILHHGSLRAMVQGSYWD; translated from the coding sequence ATGAGCACGGCACCCCGCCCGCGCACGAGCACCCGCGACCCGGAGGAACTCGCCCGCCGCCTGACCGTCTGGCTCGACACCCGGCTGCCCGGCGCCAAGGCGGTCGGCGTCGGCGTCCCCGAGTCGAACGGCATGTCCAGCGAGACCCTCCTCTTCGACATCGAGCACCCCGAACCTCCGTTGCGCGCCTGCGCGTTGAGGCTGGCGGCGGACCCGGCGGCGTACACCGTCTTCCCGGTCTACGACATGCGCGCGCAGTACCGCACGATGCGCCTGGTCGCCGAGCACACCGACGTACCCGTGCCGCGCGTGCTGTGGCTGGAGGAGGATCCCGGGCCGCTCGGGGCGCCCTTCTTCGTCATGGAGCGCGTCGAGGGGCGGGTGCCGCCGGACGTCATGCCCTACACGTACGAGGGAAACTGGCTGCACGCGGCGAGCGACGACGAACGCGCGCACCTGGAGGCTGCCTCCGTAGGCCTGTTGGCCCGCCTGCACGACCAAGCACCCGTGAAGGAGGCCGAGTTCCTCGCGGCGCCCGGCAACGGCAGCCCCTTGCGCCGTCATGTCGATTCCCAACGTGCGTACTACGCATGGGTGACTGACGGGCTGTCACGCTCACCCCTCATCGAAAGCGCCTTCGACCGGCTCGACGACCTGTGGCCGCACGACGAGGGCGCGCCGGTGCTCAACTGGGGCGACGCGCGCATCGGGAACGTCGTCTACGAGGGCTTCGAACCCGCGGCGGTGCTCGACTGGGAGATGGCCTCCCTGGCCCCGCGCGAGGTCGACCTCGGCTGGACCGTCTACCTCCACCGCTTCTTCCAGGACCTGACCATGAGCTTCGGACAGCCCGGACTGCCGGACTTCCTGCGCCGCGACAGCGTGGAGCGGCGCTACGCCGAACTCACCGGCCACACACCGCGGGACATGGACTTCCACACGCTGTACGCGGCCCTGCGGCACGCGATCGTGATGCTGCGCGTCGCCTACCGCCAGGCGCACTTCGGCGAGGTTTCCGTCCCCGCGGACCCGGACACACTGATCCTGCACCACGGCAGCCTGCGGGCCATGGTGCAGGGCAGCTACTGGGACTGA
- a CDS encoding Lrp/AsnC family transcriptional regulator, with translation MEELDRQIVQLLVADGRMSYTDLGKATGLSTSAVHQRVRRLEQRGVIRGYAAVVDPESVGLPLTAFISVKPFDPSAPDDIAERLADVPEIEACHSVAGDENYILKVRVATPHELEELLARLRSLAGVSTRTTVVLSTPYEARPPRV, from the coding sequence ATGGAGGAGCTCGACCGACAGATCGTGCAGTTGCTCGTCGCCGATGGGCGGATGAGTTACACAGACCTGGGCAAGGCCACGGGCCTGTCCACGTCGGCCGTGCACCAGCGAGTGCGCCGCCTGGAGCAGCGCGGAGTCATCCGCGGCTATGCCGCGGTCGTGGACCCCGAGTCCGTCGGGCTGCCCCTGACCGCGTTCATCTCGGTGAAACCGTTCGACCCCAGCGCCCCGGACGACATCGCGGAGCGCCTTGCCGACGTCCCCGAGATCGAGGCCTGCCACAGCGTCGCGGGCGACGAGAACTACATCCTCAAGGTTCGCGTGGCCACCCCGCACGAACTCGAGGAGCTCCTGGCCCGCCTGCGCTCCCTGGCGGGCGTGTCGACCCGTACGACGGTGGTCCTGTCGACGCCGTACGAGGCACGACCGCCGCGCGTCTGA
- a CDS encoding amidohydrolase: MSESTASRRDHRTVLLRGGEVHSPADPFATAMVVERGQVAWVGSEGAADAFADGVDTVVDLEGALVTPAFTDAHVHTTATGLALTGLDLSDAPSLEAALTRVRDFAAARPGDRVLLGHGWDAARWPGGRPPTRAELDEATGGRPLYLSRIDVHSAVVTTALLDLVPGARGYEDGPLTSDAHHAVRATALGAVTATQRTEAQRAALARAASLGIGSVHECAGPDISSEDDLTGLLRLAAEEPGPRVVGYWAEWGEEGIERARALGAIGAAGDLFADGAIGSHTACLHGPYADADHTGTAYLDAAAVAAHVAACTEAGLQAGFHAIGDAAVTAVVEGMRAAAEKVGLARVRAARHRIEHAEMLTPETIAAFAELGLTASVQPAFDALWGGEEGMYAERLGAERARTLNPFAALLRAGVPLAFGSDSPVTPLDPWGTVRAAAFHRTPEHRVSVRAAFTAHTRGGWRAVGRDDAGVLVPGAPADYAVWRTDELVVQAPDDRVARWSTDPRSGTPGLPDLTPGGDLPVCLRTVVGGRTVFVRPDE; the protein is encoded by the coding sequence ATGAGTGAGAGCACCGCCAGTCGCAGAGACCATCGCACCGTGCTGCTGCGCGGTGGAGAAGTCCACAGCCCCGCCGACCCCTTCGCCACCGCGATGGTTGTCGAACGAGGGCAGGTCGCCTGGGTCGGCTCCGAAGGCGCCGCCGACGCCTTCGCGGACGGCGTCGACACGGTCGTGGACCTCGAAGGCGCGCTGGTCACCCCGGCGTTCACCGACGCCCACGTGCACACCACCGCCACCGGCCTCGCCCTCACCGGCCTCGACCTGTCCGACGCCCCCTCCCTGGAGGCGGCCCTCACCCGCGTACGCGACTTCGCCGCCGCGCGCCCCGGCGACCGGGTCCTGCTCGGTCACGGCTGGGACGCGGCCCGCTGGCCCGGTGGCCGCCCGCCGACGCGCGCCGAACTCGACGAGGCCACCGGCGGACGTCCGCTCTACCTCTCCCGTATCGACGTGCACTCGGCGGTCGTCACCACGGCGCTCCTCGATCTCGTCCCCGGGGCCAGGGGCTACGAGGACGGCCCCTTGACCAGCGACGCCCACCACGCCGTACGGGCCACCGCGCTGGGCGCCGTCACCGCCACCCAGCGCACCGAGGCCCAGCGCGCCGCGCTCGCCCGCGCCGCCTCGCTCGGCATCGGCTCGGTCCACGAGTGCGCGGGCCCGGACATCTCCTCCGAGGACGACCTCACGGGGCTCTTGCGGCTCGCCGCCGAGGAGCCCGGGCCCCGCGTGGTCGGCTACTGGGCCGAGTGGGGCGAGGAAGGCATCGAAAGGGCCCGCGCGCTGGGCGCGATCGGCGCGGCCGGCGACCTCTTCGCCGACGGCGCCATCGGCTCGCACACCGCGTGCCTGCACGGGCCGTACGCCGACGCCGACCACACGGGCACCGCCTACCTGGACGCCGCCGCTGTCGCCGCCCATGTCGCCGCGTGCACCGAGGCGGGCCTCCAGGCGGGCTTCCACGCCATCGGGGACGCCGCCGTGACCGCGGTGGTCGAGGGCATGCGCGCCGCCGCCGAGAAGGTCGGCCTGGCCCGCGTCCGCGCCGCCCGGCACCGAATCGAGCACGCCGAGATGCTCACCCCCGAGACCATCGCCGCCTTCGCCGAACTCGGCCTCACCGCCTCCGTCCAGCCCGCCTTCGACGCGCTGTGGGGCGGCGAGGAGGGCATGTACGCCGAGCGCCTGGGCGCGGAGCGGGCCCGCACGCTCAACCCGTTCGCGGCCCTGCTTCGCGCGGGCGTCCCGCTCGCCTTCGGCTCCGACAGCCCGGTCACGCCGCTGGACCCGTGGGGCACCGTCCGCGCCGCTGCCTTCCACCGCACGCCCGAGCACCGGGTGTCCGTGCGCGCCGCGTTCACCGCGCATACGCGCGGCGGATGGCGTGCGGTCGGACGGGACGACGCGGGTGTCCTGGTGCCGGGCGCGCCCGCCGACTACGCCGTGTGGCGCACCGACGAGCTCGTCGTGCAGGCCCCCGACGACCGGGTCGCGCGCTGGTCCACCGACCCCCGCTCCGGCACCCCCGGGCTGCCGGATCTGACGCCCGGGGGCGACCTGCCCGTCTGCCTGCGCACCGTCGTCGGCGGCCGCACGGTATTCGTACGGCCGGACGAGTGA